A DNA window from Trichomycterus rosablanca isolate fTriRos1 chromosome 9, fTriRos1.hap1, whole genome shotgun sequence contains the following coding sequences:
- the si:ch211-278j3.3 gene encoding E3 ubiquitin-protein ligase RNF19B isoform X2, whose product MKRPKQQSQAFSFLSFFTRKPKSDPKTEKPTAALARDEVAITLTPNEQEPAQQELIVDERDASGEAGEAGLVTAEDTQVEQAVECVSSGSTGLVSLSSSSQEQLLEHLVECPLCLLSQPRTHFPRLSSCSHRACADCLRQYLRIEISESRVGIACPQCPEALAPLDVRAILDDVALLERFEEYQLRRFLASDPDTRWCPAPDCSYAVIAYGCAECPKLSCGREGCDTEFCYHCRQLWHPDQTCDQARRQRARHTLGSNDASGLYVFSEEPGGDAEEIKACPRCGAYIMKTNDGSCNRMNCTVCACQFCWLCMQEITDVHYLSPSGCTFWGKKPWSQTRKVLWQVGMLLGAPVVISLIAGIAIPVIIVGIPIYMGRRVHGRCKKNNISGSKHYLTVASGVMTSVFVSPVLAAVTVAVGVPLMLTYVYGVVPMSLCRNGWCRTHTEDPETHKIQLEDLANFSDHWTGQPKPALSDASLQEVSVEEIPALPSTSAVLQPEASSEPPDKGPEAKQDDQSDDAEAVDECAFSSAQTFALRDRTNIEVRVEIEAQPRGARQPSLSSVLSSRSLSAESLHHSQDPLCASQQPVDKDPQLVTETDSV is encoded by the exons GAGCTGATTGTCGATGAGAGAGATGCCAGTGGAGAGGCTGGTGAAGCAGGTTTGGTTACAGCTGAAGACACTCAGGTTGAGCAGGCTGTGGAATGTGTGAGCAGTGGCTCAACAGGCCTCGTGTCGCTTTCCTCCTCAAGCCAGGAGCAGCTGCTTGAGCACCTAGTAGAGTGCCCGCTGTGCCTACTGAGCCAGCCACGCACCCACTTCCCTCGCTTATCCTCATGCTCGCACCGCGCATGTGCCGACTGCCTACGCCAGTACCTGCGCATCGAGATCTCCGAGAGCCGCGTGGGCATCGCCTGCCCACAGTGCCCTGAAGCACTGGCTCCACTGGATGTGCGTGCGATCCTGGATGATGTTGCACTGCTGGAACGATTCGAGGAGTACCAGCTGCGCCGATTCCTGGCATCTGACCCTGACACACGCTGGTGCCCAGCTCCGGACTGCAG TTATGCAGTGATAGCATATGGCTGTGCTGAGTGTCCAAAGCTAAGCTGTGGCCGTGAGGGATGTGACACTGAGTTCTGCTACCACTGCCGTCAGCTGTGGCACCCCGACCAAACGTGTGATCAGGCCAGGCGCCAGCGTGCCCGCCACACACTGGGCAGCAATGATGCTTCAGGGCTTTACGTCTTTAGCGAGGAGCCTGGCGGAG ATGCTGAGGAGATTAAAGCATGTCCACGCTGTGGTGCttacatcatgaagaccaaCGATGGTAGCTGCAACCGGATGAACTGCACAGTGTGCGCCTGTCAGTTCTGCTGGCTGTGTATGCAGGAGATCACAGACGTGCACTacctcag TCCCTCAGGCTGCACCTTCTGGGGAAAAAAGCCATGGTCGCAGACGAGGAAGGTCctgtggcaggtgggcatgctGCTTGGAGCTCCCGTGGTGATCTCGCTCATTGCAGGCATCGCCATACCAGTCATCATTGTGGGAATCCCTATATACATGGGCCGTAGG GTCCATGGTCGCTGTAAGAAAAACAATATCTCAGGAAGTAAGCACTACTTGACAGTGGCCAGTGGGGTCATGACATCAGTGTTTGTCTCTCCAGTCCTAGCAGCTGTCACTGTGG CGGTTGGAGTACCTCTGATGTTGACCTATGTTTATGGCGTGGTCCCCATGTCACTGTGTCGGAACGGTTGGTGCAGGACTCATACCGAAGACCCCGAAACACACAAGATCCAACTGGAAGACTTAGCCAATT TCAGTGACCATTGGACTGGACAGCCCAAGCCTGCCTTGAGCGATGCCAGCCTGCAAGAAGTTAGTGTGGAGGAAATCCCAGCGCTCCCCAGTACCAGTGCCGTCCTACAGCCTGAAGCATCCTCGGAGCCACCTGATAAAGGACCAGAGGCCAAGCAGGACGACCAATCAGATGACGCAGAAGCAGTAGATGAGTGTGCCTTTAGCAGTGCACAGACGTTTGCCTTGAG GGATAGGACTAATATTGAGGTGCGGGTGGAGATCGAGGCACAGCCGCGTGGTGCCCGTCAGCCCAGTCTTAGCAGCGTCCTCTCCAGTCGAAGCCTGTCAGCAGAGTCTCTTCACCATTCCCAAGATCCTCTCTGTGCCTCTCAACAGCCAGTGGACAAAGACCCTCAGCTGGTTACAGAGACTGACAGCGTCTGA
- the si:ch211-278j3.3 gene encoding E3 ubiquitin-protein ligase RNF19B isoform X1, with the protein MKRPKQQSQAFSFLSFFTRKPKSDPKTEKPTAALARDEVAITLTPNEQEPAQQELIVDERDASGEAGEAGLVTAEDTQVEQAVECVSSGSTGLVSLSSSSQEQLLEHLVECPLCLLSQPRTHFPRLSSCSHRACADCLRQYLRIEISESRVGIACPQCPEALAPLDVRAILDDVALLERFEEYQLRRFLASDPDTRWCPAPDCSYAVIAYGCAECPKLSCGREGCDTEFCYHCRQLWHPDQTCDQARRQRARHTLGSNDASGLYVFSEEPGGDAEEIKACPRCGAYIMKTNDGSCNRMNCTVCACQFCWLCMQEITDVHYLSPSGCTFWGKKPWSQTRKVLWQVGMLLGAPVVISLIAGIAIPVIIVGIPIYMGRRVHGRCKKNNISGSKHYLTVASGVMTSVFVSPVLAAVTVAVGVPLMLTYVYGVVPMSLCRNGWCRTHTEDPETHKIQLEDLANCLLFSNVVSDHWTGQPKPALSDASLQEVSVEEIPALPSTSAVLQPEASSEPPDKGPEAKQDDQSDDAEAVDECAFSSAQTFALRDRTNIEVRVEIEAQPRGARQPSLSSVLSSRSLSAESLHHSQDPLCASQQPVDKDPQLVTETDSV; encoded by the exons GAGCTGATTGTCGATGAGAGAGATGCCAGTGGAGAGGCTGGTGAAGCAGGTTTGGTTACAGCTGAAGACACTCAGGTTGAGCAGGCTGTGGAATGTGTGAGCAGTGGCTCAACAGGCCTCGTGTCGCTTTCCTCCTCAAGCCAGGAGCAGCTGCTTGAGCACCTAGTAGAGTGCCCGCTGTGCCTACTGAGCCAGCCACGCACCCACTTCCCTCGCTTATCCTCATGCTCGCACCGCGCATGTGCCGACTGCCTACGCCAGTACCTGCGCATCGAGATCTCCGAGAGCCGCGTGGGCATCGCCTGCCCACAGTGCCCTGAAGCACTGGCTCCACTGGATGTGCGTGCGATCCTGGATGATGTTGCACTGCTGGAACGATTCGAGGAGTACCAGCTGCGCCGATTCCTGGCATCTGACCCTGACACACGCTGGTGCCCAGCTCCGGACTGCAG TTATGCAGTGATAGCATATGGCTGTGCTGAGTGTCCAAAGCTAAGCTGTGGCCGTGAGGGATGTGACACTGAGTTCTGCTACCACTGCCGTCAGCTGTGGCACCCCGACCAAACGTGTGATCAGGCCAGGCGCCAGCGTGCCCGCCACACACTGGGCAGCAATGATGCTTCAGGGCTTTACGTCTTTAGCGAGGAGCCTGGCGGAG ATGCTGAGGAGATTAAAGCATGTCCACGCTGTGGTGCttacatcatgaagaccaaCGATGGTAGCTGCAACCGGATGAACTGCACAGTGTGCGCCTGTCAGTTCTGCTGGCTGTGTATGCAGGAGATCACAGACGTGCACTacctcag TCCCTCAGGCTGCACCTTCTGGGGAAAAAAGCCATGGTCGCAGACGAGGAAGGTCctgtggcaggtgggcatgctGCTTGGAGCTCCCGTGGTGATCTCGCTCATTGCAGGCATCGCCATACCAGTCATCATTGTGGGAATCCCTATATACATGGGCCGTAGG GTCCATGGTCGCTGTAAGAAAAACAATATCTCAGGAAGTAAGCACTACTTGACAGTGGCCAGTGGGGTCATGACATCAGTGTTTGTCTCTCCAGTCCTAGCAGCTGTCACTGTGG CGGTTGGAGTACCTCTGATGTTGACCTATGTTTATGGCGTGGTCCCCATGTCACTGTGTCGGAACGGTTGGTGCAGGACTCATACCGAAGACCCCGAAACACACAAGATCCAACTGGAAGACTTAGCCAATT GTCTTTTGTTTTCTAATGTAGTCAGTGACCATTGGACTGGACAGCCCAAGCCTGCCTTGAGCGATGCCAGCCTGCAAGAAGTTAGTGTGGAGGAAATCCCAGCGCTCCCCAGTACCAGTGCCGTCCTACAGCCTGAAGCATCCTCGGAGCCACCTGATAAAGGACCAGAGGCCAAGCAGGACGACCAATCAGATGACGCAGAAGCAGTAGATGAGTGTGCCTTTAGCAGTGCACAGACGTTTGCCTTGAG GGATAGGACTAATATTGAGGTGCGGGTGGAGATCGAGGCACAGCCGCGTGGTGCCCGTCAGCCCAGTCTTAGCAGCGTCCTCTCCAGTCGAAGCCTGTCAGCAGAGTCTCTTCACCATTCCCAAGATCCTCTCTGTGCCTCTCAACAGCCAGTGGACAAAGACCCTCAGCTGGTTACAGAGACTGACAGCGTCTGA